The Niallia sp. Man26 genomic sequence ATATTTTAAAGAAATTGTTTCAATATCTCATATTTAAGGAAATACTACACTGAATAACGAACCAGCCAATGGAGGTAATTAGTTTGGAGAATAAAAAGCAGAAAGATTCAATTCATAAAGGAGAAAACCATGAAAATAATCACCATCACGGAGGAATCTTTGGAGGTAATACAGAACTTATTTTTTCATTACTATGTGGTGCCTTATTAGGAATTGGTTATCTGATAAGTATAACGAAAGATAATGTCAGTTTAATATCCATTACTTTGTATGTTATAGCGTATTTTTTTGGCGGATTTTTTACGCTTAAAGAAGCTATTTCATCTATAAAAAAAGGAAAATTTGAAATAGACTTTCTAATGATCTTGGCAGCAATTGGGGCAGCTTTTCTAGGTGAGTGGGCTGAAGGTGCATTGTTACTGTTTTTGTTTAGTGCAGGACATGCACTAGAACATTTTGCGATGAATAGAGCGCGTAATTCAATATCTGCCCTTGCTGATATTGCCCCTAGAACAGCTATTGTCAGAATTGGAAAAGATCAAAAAGAAGTGCCTATCGAGGATTTGACAATCGGAGATATCGTAATTGTAAAGCCTAATAGCAAAATATCAGCTGATGGAGTGGTCGTGAAAGGTAAGAGTAGTGTTAATCAAGCTCCAATAACGGGTGAGAGCATGCCTGTTGATAAAATTCCTATAAGTAATCCAGATAATATATCGGAGAAAAATCTACCTTCTGAAAGTAGAGTGTTTTCTGGAACCATTAATGGTACTGATACTTTAGAAGTTAAGGTATTAAAAGAGGCTAACGATTCGACTTTAAGTCGTTTAATAAAATTAGTGAAAGAAACGGAATCACAGAAATCGCCTACTCAATTATTTACTGATCGTTTTGAGAAGTATTTTGTCCCAGCTATACTTATATTGGTGTTTTTACTTCTTTTTGCTTTTCTTGTTTTAGATGAAACATTTAGTGAAAGCTTTTATCGGGCAATGGCAGTTTTGGTTGCAGCAAGCCCTTGCGCATTAGCTATTTCTACGCCAAGTGCTGTATTAAGTGGAGTAGCAAGAGCTGCTCGTGGAGGTGTATTAATAAAAGGTGGGTTACCTCTTGAAAATTTAGGAGAATTAAAAGCAATAGCCTTTGATAAAACAGGAACATTGACGGAGGGTAAACCAAAACTAAATAAAATCGTAACTGTTAATAATGTTAGTGAGGAAGAGTTATTATTAACTACTATTGCGGTAGAGAAATTAAGTGATCATCCACTAGCAGCCGCCATAGTAAAAGGTGGAGTAGAGAAACTCGGAAATAGACCAATAGAAGAAGCAGATAGTTTAAAAGCCGTTACGGGAAGAGGTGTTACGGCACAGTTAAATAATGAAACCATTTATATTGGAAACAGAAGTTTATTTGAGGAGCACCTCTCCATTAGTTTACCCGATGATTTATCAAACAGTTTAAATGAATTGGAGTCAAATGGAAATACTGCGATGATAGTAAAAAAAGAAGAAATGTTTCTGGGTATTATTGGACTGATGGATACTCCAAAAGAAGAGGCTGAATCTGTTATTAAAAGTTTGCGGAAGTACGGAATAAAACGAATGATAATGATTACAGGTGATAATCAACGAGTAGCGGATAGTATTGCGAAATTAATCGGAATTAAAGAGGCTTGGGGAGGACTACTACCTGAAGATAAGGTTAAAGCAATAAATGATCTTAAAGAAACTGAAAAGAAGGTTGCTATGGTAGGGGATGGTGTTAATGATGCTCCTGCTATGGCAAAAAGTTCTGTTGGTATTGCAATGGGTGCTGCAGGGTCAGATGTTGCGTTAGAAACAGCAGATATCGCCTTGATGGCAGATAATTTAAATGATTTACCTTTCGCAATAAATCTAAGTAGGAAAAGTAAATCCATAATAAAGCAAAATTTATGGATAAGTTTAGGCGTTACTGCTTTCCTGATACCTGCAACTTTATTTGGTTTTACTGGAATTGGGTTAGCTGTTTTAATACATGAGGGATCCACAATACTTGTTGTTTTTAATGCATTAAGACTTTTAGCTTTAAAAAAATAATTTTCTGTATACCACAAATAATATTTAAATACGGGAAGGTAAAGTAGTTTAGATTAATGTGTAATATATCCCATTAGAATTATAGTAAACAGTTGCTTTTTTTAGTAAATAAAAAAGGGGAATTATATATTTATGCTATAATAGAGAAATTAGAACTAAATAAGGGGATTACATAATGGGATCTTTACATGAAAAAAATGAGGGGAAGACAAAACAATATATAAATCAACTGGATGAGGAAACATTATTTATAGTGTCTCAAACGTTTAAGGCTCTTTCTGAACCAACACGGATAAAAATATTGCATTTGTTAGCAGAAAGACCGCACTCTGTAAATGAAATAGCAGAAAGGTTGGAGATGTTACAATCAACTGTTTCTCATCAATTAAGTTTTCTGAAAAATTTGAGGCTTGTTAAATATAAAAGAGAAGGAACTACTATGATTTATTCGTGTGATGATGCGCATGTAATGGGTGTATTAGAACAAATGATTGATCATGCACAACACCATTAATAAGAAGATTATTTAGAAAGAATATGGGGTAAAAGGATGGTGGAGTGTATACCATCCTTTTTTATTCTTAAAAGTTGATAACCATTGACACTTGTTTTGGATAGTATATAATACATATATGGTTATATGAATATTTGGTCATATATAAGTTTTTGAACGCTTGTAGAAAGGGGAAAGAGTATTTATGGAAGAAGTCAGACAACAGTTAAAAAAGGAATTTTTATTAGAGGGTCTTGACTGTGCTAACTGTGCAATGAAAATTGAAAGAGGAGTTTCGTCTATAAATGGTGTAAAGGATTGTAATGTGAATTTTGCTACACAGACAATATCCTTGCGATACGAAAGTAACGAAGAAGAAAGTATATTATTAAATACAAAGAAAACAATTAATCGTTTAGAGCCACATGTTAAGTTAGTTGAAAAACAAAGTGGGAGAAGGAATACTAAACTCATAAGCCATGGTCATGCTCATAGCCATAATCATGACCATTCCCACAATGATGCAAATGACCATAATCATGGCCATTCCCATTCCCATGAGCATGGAAGTAATGATATCAAAAAAATGATTAGTCGTTTATTCTTAGGTGGACTAATTTTTGGTTTAGGGATTTTTGCGCCAATAACAGGAATGACCGAATTGATGGTGTTCTTACTTGCTTATGTTATAGTTGGTGGCGATATTGTATTAAGAGCAATAAAAAATATAACAAGAGGGCAAGTCTTCGATGAGCATTTCCTTATGGCTATTGCTACAATCGGTGCTTTTGCTATTCAGGAGTATCCAGAAGGTGTAGCCGTAATGCTATTTTATCAGGTCGGTGAGCTATTCCAATCAATTGCAGTTAATCGTTCTAGAAAATCAATCAGCAGTTTAATGGATATTCGACCAGACTTTGCCAATCTTCAAGTTGGATTAGATGTCAAAAAAGTATCACCCGAAGATGTTGAAATTGGCGATATTATTGTAATTAAACCTGGAGAAAAGGTTCCATTAGATGGTGTTATATTAGAAGGAACTTCGAGCGTTGACACATCTGCATTAACAGGGGAATCAGTGCCACGTGATGTAACTGTGGGAAGTGATATATTAAGTGGTTTTATTAACAAAAATGGTCTTCTGACGGTAGAAGTAAAAAAAGAATTTGGAGAATCAACTGTTTCTAAAATTTTAGAATTAGTACAAAATGCTAGCAATAGAAAAGCTAAAACGGAGAACTTTATCACTAAATTCGCTCGTTACTATACACCAGTTGTTGTAATTATTGCATTACTGTTAGCTATTGTTCCACCCTTACTTTTTAGTGGAGCTACCTTCTCAGACTGGGTATATAGAGCCCTTATCTTTTTAGTTATTTCCTGTCCTTGTGCTTTAGTTGTTTCTATTCCTTTAGGCTTTTTCGGTGGAATTGGAGCAGCCTCTAAAAAAGGAATATTAGTAAAAGGTAGTAACTATTTGGAAGCACTTAATGATGTTAAGTATGTCGTATTTGATAAAACAGGAACCCTTACAAAAGGTGTATTTGAAGTAGACTCGGTTTATCCTGTTAATGGATACTCAGAGGAAGAAATAATTAAGTTTGCTGCTTACGCTGAAACACACTCCAATCATCCAATTGCTGACTCAATTAGAAAGGCCTTTGGAGATAAGATAAAGGAAGAATTAATTCAAGACTATAATGAAATAGCTGGTCATGGTATTTCTGTAGTAGTGGACGGAAAAGAAATACTAGCTGGAAACGATAAACTTATGCAAAAAGAAAAGGTTGATTTTTACAGGAATAACGAAATTGGTACGATTGTTTATGTTGCATACGATAAACAATTCGTAGGTTCCATTGCAATTTCAGACCAAATAAAAGCGGACTCCTATAGCGCGATACAAACACTAAAAAGAATAGGCATCAAGAAGACCGTTATGTTAACAGGGGATTCTAAAGTGGTTGGGAAAAGGGTAGGAGAACTGCTTGAAATAGATGAGGTTCATGCAGAGTTACTTCCTCAAAATAAAGTAGAAGAAATAGAGAAATTAGATGCTTCTAAGAATGCTAAAGACAAAATTTTGTTTGTTGGAGACGGTATTAATGATACTCCAGTATTAGCTAGAGCAGATGTAGGAATGGCTATGGGGGGGTTAGGTTCAGATGCAGCAATTGAAGCGGCTGATATTGTTATTATGACAGATGAACCTTCTAAAATAGCCACGGCAATCTCACTTGCTAAGCGGACTAGACGTATTGTATGGCAAAACATTATTTTCGCATTAGGAGTAAAGGCAATCTTTCTATTGTTAGGGGCTTTTGGTATTGCAACAATGTGGGAAGCCGTATTTTCTGATGTAGGAGTTACACTTATCGCAGTATTGAATGCTATGAGAATACTAAAAGTAACAAATGACGATCCTTTTTCTTAATCCTAATAATTAGCTAAAACAGCATCATTATTTAGTAACTAAGCTGATAATGATGCTGTTTTTTGCAATTTACTTTTATGGATATATACTGATGTTGAATTTCACCTGTAAAATTAATTAGGAGAAGTCGATATGCAAAATATTGTTATTGTACTTGTGGGCTTAGTATTAATTACCTTAATAATCATTTTTATTTCAAAAAGTATTAGAACTATGATTCCTTCTTTAATTGCCTTTTATTTCTTAATCTTAATAAGCTTGTTTACTTATAATAGCAAGCAAGTGGAGTCTTTTTTACAAAAGGAAGTTGACATTACAAGCAGTGAAAAGAAGGAGGGAATAGAGAAAAAACCAGCACAGGAAATAAACAAAGAATGGAATGAAAAGGATGAAAATAGAGGAAAAGTCAAAAAAAACATAATTCTTGATGCACCTATAATTAAACAATTTCCTGAACTACCAAGAGGATGTGAAGTAACTAGTTTAGCAATGTTTTTCCAATATTACGATATTAAGGTTAATAAAATGGACTTAGCTAAAAAAGTAAAAAAGGATAAAACTCCATTAACTAAGAGAAATGGAAAGATATTCTGGGGAAATCCAAATGATGGATTTATAGGTGATATGTATTCTTTTAATAATCCTGGGTATGGTGTATATCATAAACCTATTCTGGATTTAGCTGAAGAATATCTTCCAGGGAAAATAGTAAATTTGACCGGAAGTAATTTAGAGGACTTAAAAAGATATCTCTCTAATAATAGACCTATCTGGATTATAACAAATGCAAGCTATGATTATTTGCCGTCATCTTCATTTGAAAAATGGAATACTCCATCAGGCGAAATTAATATCACTTATAGATTACACTCTGTTTTAATAACAGGTTATGATGAAGCTAATATCTATTTCAATGATCCAATTGATGGTAAGAAAAATAAACAGGTACCTATACAACCATTTATAAAGGCTTGGGAACAAATGGGGAGTCAGGCAATTTCATTAAACTTATAATTGAAACATATACCTCAACAAGTATTAGTATAAATTAATACTTATTCACTAAATTGTCACAATTATAATAATTAGAATCATGTTATCATTATAACGATGTTGTTAATATAATGACTAGAGAAAAAGAGGGGAAAAAATGAAAAAGGGTTTGTATATATTTTTTATTAGTTTCTTTTTTGTATGGACAAATAATGCATTTGCTCATACTGGGTTGGAAAGTTCATCACCTGGGAATGAGGAGATAGTAAAGGAAGAATTGCAAAAAATCACACTAACATTTGAAACTAAAATTGAACAGGGAAGTACATTTACACTAATAAATTCGGAAAACAAAGTGATACAAGTGCAAAATATTGAAAAAACGGATAACCAACTTATCGGGGAGTTTACTTCTCCATTAGAAAATGATAATTATGATATCCAATGGCAAATTATTGGAGTAGATGGTCATATTATTGAGGGAGAGTTTACTTTTACAGTTGATGCTCCTGTGGGAGAAGAAGAGGATCAGTTGAAAGCCGAAACAGATGAGAAAGCAACAACACAACAAGATGCTAAAGAAGAAGAAACAACTAAAGATGACACGAAAAAGGATACAGAGGAAATAGATCATTCAACTATGTCTCCAGAGGAACATGCTGCATATGAGAAAGCAAATTCCGATCCTTCTACTGTATTAATTCCTGCAATTTTAATATTAGTAGGGATAATAGTAATTATTATAGTTGCAGCATATATAGTAACAAGGAAAAATAAATCGGTATAATGTTTATCATAATCACAGTTACTCAAGCTTTATTATATATTTGCTACTCAATTATTATGGGAAGCTTTCTTTTGAATCTTGTCCCTAATAACTATAAGCCATTAATATATTTGCCTAGAAAAATATTACTAATCTCTCTTGGGGGAATAGTAATATTTTCATTTATTCCGGTATTACCACTTATCTTGCATCTTAATTCACTACTTGGATTTACTGACGCGGTAAATTCAGTTCTGCTTACATTTCAAATCGGAAAGTCTTGGTTATTCACTTTTGTTGTTTCTCTAACATTTGTTCCGTTTCTAGTTTTTTTTAACAACCGGAAAACAATACAAAACATTGTTGGTATTTTATTTACCTTAATCTTAATTAGCGCAGTAGGTTGGTCAAGTCATGCGAGTTCATTGAATCCTGTTAAGGGATTTTTGAGTGATAGTACACATCTGACTGCTGTAAGTGTTTGGGTTGGTATCCTATTTATAATTAGTTGGTTTTCCAAAGATGAGTCAAATTGGTTGCCGTTTTTAAAATGGTTTACACCAGTAGCTATTTCTTGCTTAGTTATTACAGCAATTAGCGGTATTGTTCTAATGACATTTGATATCGACTTTAATAATTACTATAATTCCTGGATGATTCCATATGGTCAATCATTACTAATAAAGCATATTTTAATTATCCCTTTACTGGTGTATGCATTTATTAATGGTTTTTTTATTAAAAGAAGACTTAATAAAGAAGAAAACTTTAATCCTAAACCATGGGCTAGGATTGAAAGTATAATAATTTTATTTGTTTTTACAGCTACATCAGCATTAAGTCAACAATCTCCACCGAAAGAAACAGCCATAACAGAAGAGTCTGTATCACCAATCTTTAAAGTCTTCCATCAAGGGGAAGTTGAGTTAGGAGTAAACTTACAAGTAGGTATTAGCTTAATAAGTATTCTATTTTTATTGTTAACCCTTGTATTTTTAATACTAACAGTTGTATTTTACTTTAAGAAAAAAAGTTCGTATTTGTCACTCGTTTTGGGAATTCTCTCTTTAGTAAGTATTTATTTATCGTTAATGTATATTGTTTCATAAAATAAAGTGTGGTCTGGAGATAGAGACATCTCCAGACTTTTTTAATTGGCTAGTTTTATTTAAGAATTTATTTCTCACATTAAAAAACAGTAATTTATTGACACACATATTAGTAAAAGTTAATATGATGGCATTAGACATATTAGAAACAACTAATACGAGGGGGTAATTATGCAAAATAGCACTTTGGATATGAAGGTCAAACTAATTCATGGTTTTTCGAATAAAACTCGAATTCAGATTCTAGAATGTCTGAAAAATGAGGAGAAAACTGTATCACAAATTGTCGAGCAGATAAAAGGAAATCAATCGAATATTTCTCAACATTTAGCCTGTTTAAAGGGTTGTGGCATTATCGTTGGAAGAAATGAAGGCAAATATTGCTTTTATAGTCTGAGAAACCAATATATTCGTGATTTATTAGATATGTTTGATGTAGTTCTAAATGATGTTCAGAATGACGTTATTTGTTGTGAAAATCATATGGAGTGAGGTGAATAATAGTGCCTGAAAAATGCTGTAGTTCAAACAATGAAAATAAAGATAATAAACTAGTTACCACAACAAATTGTTGTTCTAACGAAACGAAAATTACAGAAGAAAGTTCTGAAGTGATTTTAGTTGAAAGCAACTGTTGCAGTAATTCCAAAGAGACAGACGAAAGTACATGTTGCAGTTCAAGTTCCTCGAAAGAAGAAATGAAAGAAATAAGCTCAAGTTGCTGTTCGACCAATAAAAAGCAACCATCGAATACATCTGAGCTATTTAATGTGATACCGGTGGCAAGTAGCTGCTGTAACAGTACTAAAGAGCCGGAGAAGGACTCATGTTGCAGTAAGGAGTCAGCTGAAAAAGTAAGTGATTGCTGTGCTTCTCAAGTTAGTAAGTCTGAAGAAAAGGCTAGCTCTTGTTGTAGTACTACAATTGAAGTCGAAGAAAATATAATGGAAACTAATGCTGGAGAAAGGCAAGATTTCCTTATTACTGGGATGGATTGCCCTGCTTGTGCCAAGACCATTGAAAAAGGATTAGGATCATTACCAGGTATCGAGACAGTAAAAGTAAACTATAGTACGGCAAAAATGCAAGTACACGCAGCTAATTCTTCTTCATTCATTTCTATTGAAAAGGAAATAAAGAAACTTGGATATTCGGCTGAAGTGCTGCAACAAAACAAAAATTTACGAACTTATGATATCGTGGGAATGGACTGTGGCAGCTGTGCAAAAAGTATTGAAAACCACTTTCAAAAAAACCCTTCCGTTAAAGAAGTAAGTGTTAATTTCTCTACAGGAAAAATGAAAATAGAACATACCAATAGTGTAGACGAAATAATCTCAGAAGTAGGTA encodes the following:
- a CDS encoding CopD family protein, with the translated sequence MNLVPNNYKPLIYLPRKILLISLGGIVIFSFIPVLPLILHLNSLLGFTDAVNSVLLTFQIGKSWLFTFVVSLTFVPFLVFFNNRKTIQNIVGILFTLILISAVGWSSHASSLNPVKGFLSDSTHLTAVSVWVGILFIISWFSKDESNWLPFLKWFTPVAISCLVITAISGIVLMTFDIDFNNYYNSWMIPYGQSLLIKHILIIPLLVYAFINGFFIKRRLNKEENFNPKPWARIESIIILFVFTATSALSQQSPPKETAITEESVSPIFKVFHQGEVELGVNLQVGISLISILFLLLTLVFLILTVVFYFKKKSSYLSLVLGILSLVSIYLSLMYIVS
- a CDS encoding metalloregulator ArsR/SmtB family transcription factor; amino-acid sequence: MGSLHEKNEGKTKQYINQLDEETLFIVSQTFKALSEPTRIKILHLLAERPHSVNEIAERLEMLQSTVSHQLSFLKNLRLVKYKREGTTMIYSCDDAHVMGVLEQMIDHAQHH
- a CDS encoding heavy metal translocating P-type ATPase, with protein sequence MEEVRQQLKKEFLLEGLDCANCAMKIERGVSSINGVKDCNVNFATQTISLRYESNEEESILLNTKKTINRLEPHVKLVEKQSGRRNTKLISHGHAHSHNHDHSHNDANDHNHGHSHSHEHGSNDIKKMISRLFLGGLIFGLGIFAPITGMTELMVFLLAYVIVGGDIVLRAIKNITRGQVFDEHFLMAIATIGAFAIQEYPEGVAVMLFYQVGELFQSIAVNRSRKSISSLMDIRPDFANLQVGLDVKKVSPEDVEIGDIIVIKPGEKVPLDGVILEGTSSVDTSALTGESVPRDVTVGSDILSGFINKNGLLTVEVKKEFGESTVSKILELVQNASNRKAKTENFITKFARYYTPVVVIIALLLAIVPPLLFSGATFSDWVYRALIFLVISCPCALVVSIPLGFFGGIGAASKKGILVKGSNYLEALNDVKYVVFDKTGTLTKGVFEVDSVYPVNGYSEEEIIKFAAYAETHSNHPIADSIRKAFGDKIKEELIQDYNEIAGHGISVVVDGKEILAGNDKLMQKEKVDFYRNNEIGTIVYVAYDKQFVGSIAISDQIKADSYSAIQTLKRIGIKKTVMLTGDSKVVGKRVGELLEIDEVHAELLPQNKVEEIEKLDASKNAKDKILFVGDGINDTPVLARADVGMAMGGLGSDAAIEAADIVIMTDEPSKIATAISLAKRTRRIVWQNIIFALGVKAIFLLLGAFGIATMWEAVFSDVGVTLIAVLNAMRILKVTNDDPFS
- a CDS encoding heavy metal translocating P-type ATPase, translated to MENKKQKDSIHKGENHENNHHHGGIFGGNTELIFSLLCGALLGIGYLISITKDNVSLISITLYVIAYFFGGFFTLKEAISSIKKGKFEIDFLMILAAIGAAFLGEWAEGALLLFLFSAGHALEHFAMNRARNSISALADIAPRTAIVRIGKDQKEVPIEDLTIGDIVIVKPNSKISADGVVVKGKSSVNQAPITGESMPVDKIPISNPDNISEKNLPSESRVFSGTINGTDTLEVKVLKEANDSTLSRLIKLVKETESQKSPTQLFTDRFEKYFVPAILILVFLLLFAFLVLDETFSESFYRAMAVLVAASPCALAISTPSAVLSGVARAARGGVLIKGGLPLENLGELKAIAFDKTGTLTEGKPKLNKIVTVNNVSEEELLLTTIAVEKLSDHPLAAAIVKGGVEKLGNRPIEEADSLKAVTGRGVTAQLNNETIYIGNRSLFEEHLSISLPDDLSNSLNELESNGNTAMIVKKEEMFLGIIGLMDTPKEEAESVIKSLRKYGIKRMIMITGDNQRVADSIAKLIGIKEAWGGLLPEDKVKAINDLKETEKKVAMVGDGVNDAPAMAKSSVGIAMGAAGSDVALETADIALMADNLNDLPFAINLSRKSKSIIKQNLWISLGVTAFLIPATLFGFTGIGLAVLIHEGSTILVVFNALRLLALKK
- a CDS encoding metalloregulator ArsR/SmtB family transcription factor, coding for MQNSTLDMKVKLIHGFSNKTRIQILECLKNEEKTVSQIVEQIKGNQSNISQHLACLKGCGIIVGRNEGKYCFYSLRNQYIRDLLDMFDVVLNDVQNDVICCENHME
- a CDS encoding C39 family peptidase, whose translation is MQNIVIVLVGLVLITLIIIFISKSIRTMIPSLIAFYFLILISLFTYNSKQVESFLQKEVDITSSEKKEGIEKKPAQEINKEWNEKDENRGKVKKNIILDAPIIKQFPELPRGCEVTSLAMFFQYYDIKVNKMDLAKKVKKDKTPLTKRNGKIFWGNPNDGFIGDMYSFNNPGYGVYHKPILDLAEEYLPGKIVNLTGSNLEDLKRYLSNNRPIWIITNASYDYLPSSSFEKWNTPSGEINITYRLHSVLITGYDEANIYFNDPIDGKKNKQVPIQPFIKAWEQMGSQAISLNL
- a CDS encoding copper resistance protein CopC, with the translated sequence MKKGLYIFFISFFFVWTNNAFAHTGLESSSPGNEEIVKEELQKITLTFETKIEQGSTFTLINSENKVIQVQNIEKTDNQLIGEFTSPLENDNYDIQWQIIGVDGHIIEGEFTFTVDAPVGEEEDQLKAETDEKATTQQDAKEEETTKDDTKKDTEEIDHSTMSPEEHAAYEKANSDPSTVLIPAILILVGIIVIIIVAAYIVTRKNKSV